From candidate division KSB1 bacterium, the proteins below share one genomic window:
- a CDS encoding polysaccharide deacetylase family protein yields MSFPNRQDNTVILAYHHICNFWHPTIARVSPKSFKTQIKYLQQAEFSVPTLSEYFNRSFDNLHKKSVLLTFDDGLRCFYKNAYEILLERKMRATIFVVTNFIDRRGSWDYYDSSGKCRHLNWSELKELCNQGFEIGSHSCSHIDLKPSPSKKIVNELEVSKKTLEDRLGVAVNFFSYPFGRLNKKIEELCLQVGYTGAVTMNPGVVNGNLFGLNRKAVYLFESDRQFHFKVNQASSMTEKIKLKAINTFSMGTIILNNLKNPVKST; encoded by the coding sequence ATGAGTTTTCCGAATAGGCAAGACAATACGGTCATTCTTGCTTATCATCACATTTGCAATTTTTGGCATCCAACCATTGCACGGGTTTCTCCAAAATCTTTCAAAACTCAAATCAAATATCTTCAGCAGGCAGAATTTTCTGTTCCCACACTGTCTGAATATTTTAACAGGAGTTTTGATAATCTTCATAAGAAAAGTGTACTGCTGACTTTTGATGATGGACTTCGGTGTTTTTACAAAAATGCATATGAAATTCTGCTGGAACGAAAAATGAGAGCCACGATATTTGTGGTCACCAACTTTATAGATAGGAGAGGAAGCTGGGATTATTATGATAGTTCCGGTAAATGCCGACATTTGAATTGGAGTGAACTTAAAGAGCTATGCAACCAGGGGTTTGAAATTGGCAGCCATTCCTGCAGCCATATCGATCTAAAACCCTCACCATCGAAAAAGATTGTAAATGAATTGGAGGTCTCCAAGAAAACATTGGAAGATCGATTGGGAGTAGCTGTGAATTTCTTTTCTTATCCGTTTGGACGATTAAATAAAAAAATTGAAGAGCTGTGTTTACAGGTGGGTTACACAGGGGCGGTAACGATGAATCCGGGTGTTGTAAATGGTAATTTATTCGGTTTAAACCGGAAAGCAGTATACCTGTTTGAAAGCGATAGACAATTTCATTTCAAGGTGAATCAAGCCAGCTCCATGACAGAAAAAATAAAATTAAAAGCCATCAATACTTTTTCCATGGGAACTATCATTCTGAACAACCTCAAGAATCCTGTAAAAAGCACTTGA
- a CDS encoding insulinase family protein, with amino-acid sequence MAIVENIKKTKLSNGIRVLTEKIPYVRSVSIGVWVLAGTRDENLQNNGIAHFLEHMVFKGTKTRTSLELADSLESLGGQINAYTSKEHTCYYAHLLDEDLDIAIEILADMMLNSKLSTGDIQIEKDIVLEEITELEDDPGELVHEFFLQSLFQPHPMSYSILGSKETVKEIIQEDLIDFHISNYTANRIIISAAGNVDHDQVLNLVNKYFCNIPKLSNRKNTALSAENPSQSIYENKFQQAHICLGKRIFNYADERRYALMVLNTILGAGMSSRLFQNIREKHGLAYSIYSFVDFFQEAGIFGVYLGTDKEKIDLTLDLVKKELQKLIDEPIPKDELFKRKNQLKGNLILGMESTSNRMDRLAKMEIYHGKFIPLEETIKAIETVDQDQLIELAFELFQESKLFYTIFKPTGSHPSLTMKAG; translated from the coding sequence ATGGCAATTGTAGAGAATATAAAAAAAACAAAGTTATCAAATGGAATCCGGGTCCTAACTGAAAAAATCCCATATGTTCGTTCTGTTTCCATAGGGGTGTGGGTACTTGCCGGTACCCGGGATGAGAATCTACAAAATAATGGTATTGCCCACTTTTTAGAGCATATGGTTTTCAAAGGGACTAAAACCCGTACTTCACTTGAGCTTGCCGATTCATTAGAATCACTGGGTGGACAAATTAATGCCTACACAAGCAAAGAACACACTTGCTATTATGCGCATCTTTTGGATGAAGATCTGGATATCGCAATCGAAATACTTGCCGACATGATGCTGAATTCAAAACTATCAACAGGGGATATCCAAATTGAAAAAGATATCGTATTGGAAGAAATTACCGAATTAGAAGACGATCCCGGCGAATTGGTTCATGAATTTTTTCTTCAGTCCCTGTTTCAACCGCATCCAATGAGTTATTCGATTTTAGGTTCTAAGGAAACGGTCAAGGAAATTATTCAAGAAGATCTAATTGATTTTCATATTTCGAATTATACCGCAAATCGAATCATTATTTCTGCCGCAGGAAATGTCGATCATGACCAGGTATTGAATCTTGTCAATAAATATTTTTGTAACATTCCTAAATTGTCCAATAGAAAGAACACTGCCCTTTCTGCAGAAAATCCTTCACAGTCTATCTATGAAAATAAGTTTCAGCAAGCTCACATTTGTCTTGGAAAACGTATTTTCAATTATGCTGATGAACGTCGGTACGCTTTAATGGTTCTGAATACAATCCTGGGCGCCGGGATGAGTTCACGGTTGTTTCAGAACATTCGGGAAAAACATGGTTTGGCTTATTCCATATATTCATTTGTAGATTTCTTCCAGGAAGCCGGTATCTTCGGTGTTTATCTTGGAACAGATAAAGAAAAAATTGATCTGACACTCGATCTGGTTAAAAAAGAACTTCAAAAATTGATTGATGAACCCATCCCTAAAGACGAACTATTCAAGCGAAAAAATCAATTGAAAGGCAACCTGATTCTTGGCATGGAAAGTACTTCAAACCGAATGGATCGATTGGCAAAAATGGAGATTTACCACGGTAAGTTTATCCCGTTGGAAGAGACCATAAAAGCCATAGAGACTGTGGACCAGGATCAGCTTATTGAACTCGCTTTTGAGTTGTTTCAGGAAAGTAAGCTATTCTATACAATCTTTAAACCCACGGGAAGCCATCCGTCACTAACTATGAAAGCCGGGTAA
- a CDS encoding polyribonucleotide nucleotidyltransferase, whose product MVIRKEMDLGGKQLIIETGKLAKLAAGSVTVQYGDTLILAAVTASEEPRENIDFFPLMVEYREKAYAAGKIPGGFFKREGRPSEKETVSARLTDRPIRPLFPKDYQNEVQVVIFVLSSDKENDADVLGTIGASAALSISSVPFQGPVGSVRIGRIDREFVINPTFQELENSDIEVVLSGTRDSILMVEGWSEEISEEDMVDALELGHKEIVRQVELQDELVNEINPVTKEYTPVADSEELTYIVQEKYADRIKKALEFTDKSERSEYLKEIRIEATKDLEESFPDDLDSINPIIGDILKDKMREQVLTSSNRIDNRGLDDIRPIDCEVGLIPRTHGSALFTRGQTQSLATVTLGTKKDEQRVDGLGDESWRRYMLHYNFPPFCVGEARPIRGTSRREVGHGQLAERALKCLIPDESEFPYTIRIVSDIMESNGSSSMASVCAGSLSLMDAGVPIRENVAGVAMGLIVEGEQVAILTDILGDEDHMGDMDFKVAGTKRGLTAFQMDIKIKGITFDIMRTALSKAHEARLKILDIMNAVMSTPNKEMSQYAPRITTIQIPVDMIGSVIGPGGKMIREIIDKTGATIDIDDDGTVIIASVDEDASKKAKEWVENLTAIPEAGKTYNGTIKKITNFGAFVEILPGKEGLLHISEIAHQRINQVEDVLKVGENLDVKVLKVEGGKYSLSRKALIEKPGSEENNNK is encoded by the coding sequence ATGGTTATTAGAAAAGAAATGGATTTGGGTGGTAAGCAATTGATTATTGAGACTGGAAAGCTTGCCAAATTAGCAGCCGGTTCAGTTACGGTTCAATATGGAGATACATTAATCTTGGCTGCGGTTACCGCCTCTGAGGAACCCAGGGAGAATATTGACTTTTTCCCGCTTATGGTTGAATATAGAGAGAAAGCATATGCTGCAGGAAAAATTCCAGGCGGTTTCTTCAAACGAGAAGGTCGGCCTAGCGAAAAAGAAACGGTTAGTGCCCGTTTAACCGATCGACCAATAAGACCATTATTTCCTAAAGATTACCAAAATGAAGTTCAAGTAGTTATTTTTGTATTGTCTTCGGATAAAGAAAACGATGCAGATGTTTTGGGCACGATTGGTGCATCTGCTGCATTATCCATATCATCTGTGCCGTTTCAAGGACCAGTTGGATCAGTTAGAATTGGAAGAATCGATAGGGAATTTGTAATAAATCCGACTTTCCAGGAACTTGAAAACAGCGATATTGAAGTCGTTCTATCAGGTACTCGTGATTCAATATTGATGGTTGAAGGATGGAGTGAGGAAATTTCAGAAGAAGATATGGTTGATGCACTCGAGTTAGGACACAAAGAAATCGTTCGCCAGGTTGAATTACAAGATGAACTTGTTAATGAAATAAATCCTGTTACAAAAGAGTATACTCCAGTTGCAGATTCTGAAGAGCTTACTTACATCGTCCAGGAAAAATATGCGGATCGCATAAAGAAAGCCCTGGAATTTACTGACAAATCTGAACGAAGTGAATATTTAAAAGAAATCAGAATAGAAGCTACTAAAGATTTAGAAGAATCATTTCCGGATGATCTTGATAGTATCAATCCGATCATTGGTGATATCCTAAAGGATAAAATGAGAGAACAGGTCTTAACTTCTTCAAATAGAATCGACAACCGTGGTTTGGATGATATCCGGCCAATAGATTGTGAAGTTGGTTTAATTCCAAGAACGCATGGCTCGGCTCTATTTACACGTGGACAAACTCAGAGCCTTGCAACCGTTACTTTAGGAACCAAAAAAGATGAACAGAGGGTTGATGGTCTCGGTGATGAGTCCTGGAGGCGTTACATGCTGCATTACAATTTTCCACCATTTTGTGTTGGAGAGGCGCGTCCGATTAGAGGCACTAGCAGGCGTGAAGTTGGGCATGGGCAATTGGCCGAAAGAGCATTGAAATGCCTAATCCCGGATGAATCCGAATTCCCTTATACGATTCGGATTGTCTCTGACATAATGGAATCAAATGGCTCATCCTCCATGGCGTCGGTTTGCGCGGGTTCGCTATCTCTTATGGATGCCGGGGTACCCATTCGTGAGAATGTTGCCGGTGTAGCCATGGGACTAATTGTAGAAGGCGAGCAGGTGGCGATTCTGACAGATATCCTTGGCGATGAAGATCACATGGGAGATATGGATTTTAAAGTAGCTGGCACAAAAAGGGGACTCACTGCTTTTCAAATGGATATCAAAATAAAAGGAATTACTTTTGATATCATGCGAACCGCCCTGAGTAAAGCGCACGAGGCAAGACTAAAGATCCTGGATATTATGAATGCTGTCATGAGCACACCCAATAAGGAAATGTCCCAATATGCTCCAAGAATCACAACAATACAAATTCCAGTGGATATGATCGGATCGGTTATTGGACCTGGTGGTAAAATGATTCGTGAAATTATTGATAAAACCGGGGCTACTATTGATATCGATGATGACGGCACAGTAATCATTGCTTCTGTTGATGAAGATGCTAGCAAAAAAGCGAAGGAGTGGGTGGAAAATTTAACGGCCATTCCGGAAGCTGGGAAAACCTATAACGGTACGATTAAAAAAATTACAAATTTTGGCGCTTTCGTTGAAATCCTGCCGGGAAAAGAAGGGTTACTGCATATTTCCGAGATCGCTCACCAAAGAATTAACCAGGTTGAGGATGTTCTAAAAGTTGGTGAAAATCTCGATGTTAAAGTATTGAAGGTCGAAGGCGGCAAATACAGTTTAAGTCGAAAGGCATTAATTGAAAAACCTGGTTCAGAAGAAAATAATAACAAATAA
- the rpsO gene encoding 30S ribosomal protein S15: protein MSLAKAQKAEITKKYGKNEKDTGSVEVRVALLTTRIKELIEHFRQHSKDHHSRRGLLQMVGQRRRLLNYLNRNDIEKYRSLIKQLDIRR from the coding sequence ATGTCATTAGCCAAAGCCCAAAAAGCTGAAATTACAAAAAAATATGGCAAGAACGAAAAGGATACCGGAAGTGTTGAAGTTCGGGTTGCTCTGCTCACAACAAGAATAAAAGAGCTTATTGAGCACTTTCGCCAGCATTCGAAAGACCACCATTCACGAAGGGGTTTGCTTCAAATGGTTGGTCAAAGACGCCGCTTGTTGAATTATTTGAATCGAAATGATATTGAAAAATATCGATCACTCATCAAACAATTAGATATACGTCGTTAA
- a CDS encoding bifunctional riboflavin kinase/FAD synthetase, with amino-acid sequence MNVVRGLGKLKLKNYSVVTIGTFDGVHLGHLELLKFLAKRKQPYEGESVLITFDPHPRLVLNSGDPSFKVITTLEEKINLIKKSDVDTLLILPFTKDFSKTTGQQFIENILINQLQIDEVVVGYDHAFGHKRSGNIEMLQQYADRNVFKLKVLEPHIVQDNKVKSSLIRKYLLAGDVNNANELLGETYPLSGKVIKGIGRGRQLNFPTANLAPSDPNKLVPGKGIYIAKALLHNQWYPAAVSIGNRPTFNEHEVTIEAFLIDFERDIYGEELTIHFIHRIRDELKFNSERELIEQMHLDVLQTRDYFNKSEILMED; translated from the coding sequence ATGAATGTTGTCAGAGGTCTGGGAAAACTAAAATTAAAAAATTATTCCGTTGTAACGATAGGAACTTTTGACGGCGTGCATTTGGGGCATTTGGAATTGCTGAAATTTTTAGCTAAAAGAAAACAGCCATATGAAGGTGAATCGGTTTTAATTACATTTGATCCTCATCCTAGATTGGTACTCAATAGTGGCGATCCATCGTTTAAAGTAATCACCACCCTGGAAGAGAAGATTAATTTGATAAAAAAAAGTGATGTGGATACACTTTTAATACTTCCATTTACGAAAGATTTTTCCAAAACTACCGGCCAGCAGTTTATTGAAAATATTTTAATAAACCAATTGCAAATCGATGAAGTAGTGGTTGGCTACGACCACGCATTTGGGCACAAACGATCTGGGAACATTGAAATGCTGCAACAATATGCAGATAGAAATGTTTTCAAGTTAAAAGTTTTAGAACCACATATTGTTCAAGATAATAAAGTTAAAAGTTCTTTAATTCGAAAGTATCTACTCGCCGGAGATGTAAACAATGCAAATGAATTATTGGGTGAAACATACCCCTTGTCTGGTAAAGTTATTAAAGGAATTGGCAGAGGCCGGCAATTGAATTTTCCTACGGCAAATCTTGCTCCTAGCGATCCCAATAAACTTGTTCCCGGGAAAGGTATTTATATTGCAAAAGCTTTGCTTCATAATCAGTGGTACCCGGCTGCTGTGAGTATTGGAAATCGACCCACTTTTAATGAACATGAGGTTACCATCGAAGCCTTCCTAATCGATTTTGAAAGAGATATTTACGGAGAAGAACTAACGATTCATTTCATTCATAGAATTCGTGATGAATTGAAGTTTAATTCGGAAAGGGAATTAATTGAACAAATGCATTTAGATGTTTTACAAACAAGAGATTATTTTAATAAATCAGAAATTCTTATGGAGGATTAA
- the truB gene encoding tRNA pseudouridine(55) synthase TruB has translation MGICEKDRAFNRKNERIVKTKTQFDAGKIVNINKPIGFTSFQIVKKVRGHFGIKKVGHTGTLDPFASGVLLILTGKATKKSEALTGMEKQYLAEIEFGIETDSYDIDGKITKTCDELPNINQDQIESELKSFVGDIKQIPPMFSAVKYKGRRLYKYARQGIKVDLNPRKVRIEKINLVSFEWPCINIDVTCSKGTYIRSLANDLGKKIGTGAYLKSLVRTRIGPYYLKDSYELNDLLKLREV, from the coding sequence ATTGGAATATGTGAAAAAGATAGAGCATTTAATCGAAAAAACGAAAGAATAGTTAAAACGAAAACTCAATTCGATGCAGGTAAGATTGTTAATATCAATAAACCGATTGGATTTACTTCTTTTCAAATTGTTAAGAAAGTGCGCGGCCACTTCGGGATTAAAAAGGTAGGTCACACCGGTACACTAGATCCATTTGCAAGTGGTGTTTTATTGATACTCACCGGAAAAGCGACAAAAAAATCTGAGGCGCTGACCGGTATGGAAAAGCAATATTTGGCTGAAATTGAATTTGGCATTGAAACTGATTCTTATGATATAGATGGAAAAATAACAAAAACGTGTGACGAATTGCCTAATATAAATCAAGACCAAATTGAATCTGAATTGAAATCGTTTGTTGGCGACATTAAACAAATACCCCCCATGTTTTCTGCAGTAAAATATAAAGGCAGGCGTCTTTATAAATATGCAAGACAGGGAATAAAGGTAGATTTGAATCCTCGCAAAGTACGAATTGAAAAAATAAATTTGGTCAGTTTTGAGTGGCCTTGTATAAATATTGATGTAACCTGTTCAAAAGGAACTTATATTCGTTCGTTGGCTAATGATCTAGGTAAGAAAATAGGGACCGGAGCTTATTTAAAATCTCTAGTCCGTACAAGAATTGGGCCTTATTATTTAAAGGATTCATACGAATTAAATGACTTATTGAAATTGAGAGAAGTTTAA
- the rbfA gene encoding 30S ribosome-binding factor RbfA: MAHRTRRVADLLKEEISLIIQRGIKDPRIGFITITHIKMSEDIKHAKIYFCTLETENNKSEVLDTLNNASQFIRAELKKVVHLKYIPYLKFFIDDTLEYVKKIEHLIEKTKE, translated from the coding sequence ATGGCACATAGGACAAGAAGAGTTGCCGATTTATTAAAAGAAGAGATTTCGCTGATTATTCAACGTGGAATAAAGGATCCCCGAATTGGATTTATAACTATAACTCATATTAAAATGAGTGAGGATATTAAACATGCAAAGATTTATTTTTGCACATTAGAAACGGAAAATAATAAATCTGAGGTTTTAGATACTTTAAATAATGCTTCCCAATTTATTCGTGCGGAATTAAAAAAAGTGGTTCATCTTAAATATATTCCATATTTGAAATTTTTTATCGATGATACATTGGAATATGTGAAAAAGATAGAGCATTTAATCGAAAAAACGAAAGAATAG
- a CDS encoding DUF503 domain-containing protein, with translation MLGYFQIEIYIPTALSLKDKRFVILSLKDKVKKKFNVSIAELNGGDLWQRSTIGMAMVSNDQNLIKNCFDKIMRMLDQDDRFELIERKIEFYN, from the coding sequence ATGCTTGGATACTTCCAGATTGAGATTTATATTCCTACTGCACTCTCTTTAAAAGATAAACGCTTCGTAATCTTGAGTTTGAAGGACAAAGTAAAAAAAAAGTTTAATGTTTCGATAGCTGAATTAAACGGTGGTGATTTATGGCAGCGGTCTACGATCGGAATGGCAATGGTTTCTAACGATCAGAATCTCATTAAAAACTGTTTTGATAAAATTATGCGGATGCTGGACCAGGATGATCGTTTTGAACTAATCGAGAGAAAAATAGAGTTTTATAACTGA
- the infB gene encoding translation initiation factor IF-2, with protein MAEIEEKISLPEIKQRVIKVAKELHVSVESLMGFLKEEGFKVKNHMSMVTQEMYEKINVKFKKPIDETADETEDFDFQSKAELRREKEQERLDFIRREIQEITDTKVDSLDEVREKAVQKQKEEKKRRAEEKQIRAEKAKEIAKLKEEKVKKVKEKAEAPSKPKSKDSRLERLLDAEISTLPVGHVEPWTGKKKPVVVPEKEEKIAETPDEPIVTEPEVEGETVKEGESTAAEIEASKDQVAGVAETKDEDSKKDKKKKKREKKRKVSAENVSQAIRKTMASMDDKGKPKRRKRAASQEQGEEEEVAEGTIQVSEFVSVSELAREMDVEVNEVIKTCLEMGQLVSINQRLDMDTIIMLAHEFGLEVEEVEEYGQNFIEELEEETDPSKLETRPPIITIMGHVDHGKTSLLDHIRNSNIVAGEVGGITQHIGAYVVDVEGNQITFLDTPGHEAFTAMRARGAQATDIVILVVAADDKVMPQTIEAINHARAANVSMIIAINKMDKKSANPEMIKTQLSEQDILVEDWGGKYPSVELSAKTGENVDKLLELLIFQAELLDLKADPNRLAKGVVVEAELDRGKGPVATVLVQEGNLKVGNPIIAGYISGKVRAMFDERGHPVKKATLSTPVQVLGFDEVPISGDFFYVLKSDRVAKDISSKRQQLKREHDFRSSGPMSLDEFSQKMRERGLKSLKLIVKADVAGSLEALNDSLVKLGNEEVSINIIHKSVGEISESDVLLAYSSEAIIIGFHIRPNAKARAVAEKENVDIRTYEIIYDVINDVEKALEGLLEPEEKEEIIGVAEVRETFRIPKFGLIAGSYIQSGKMVRNDKTRVIRDGVTVYQGLISSLRRFKDDAKEVQSGYECGIGIQDFNDIKVGDTLESFKIIKTKAKL; from the coding sequence ATGGCAGAAATAGAAGAAAAAATATCTTTACCCGAGATAAAGCAAAGAGTTATTAAAGTTGCAAAAGAGCTTCATGTTTCTGTGGAGTCTCTTATGGGATTTCTCAAGGAAGAAGGTTTTAAGGTTAAAAACCATATGAGTATGGTAACACAAGAGATGTATGAAAAAATCAATGTAAAATTTAAAAAGCCGATAGACGAAACTGCAGACGAAACTGAAGATTTTGACTTCCAAAGCAAAGCCGAACTTCGCCGTGAGAAAGAGCAAGAACGATTGGATTTTATCCGACGGGAAATTCAGGAAATAACCGACACCAAAGTTGATAGCCTTGATGAGGTGCGAGAAAAGGCTGTTCAAAAACAGAAAGAAGAAAAAAAACGCAGAGCAGAAGAAAAACAAATAAGAGCTGAAAAAGCCAAAGAAATAGCAAAGTTAAAAGAAGAAAAAGTCAAGAAAGTAAAAGAAAAAGCTGAAGCTCCGTCAAAACCTAAATCGAAAGATTCGCGCTTAGAGCGTTTGCTGGATGCGGAAATATCTACTTTGCCAGTCGGGCATGTTGAACCTTGGACGGGTAAAAAGAAGCCTGTAGTTGTACCTGAAAAAGAAGAAAAAATCGCTGAAACGCCAGATGAACCCATTGTAACAGAACCGGAAGTGGAGGGTGAAACTGTCAAAGAAGGCGAATCAACTGCAGCCGAAATTGAAGCGTCCAAAGATCAGGTGGCTGGAGTCGCTGAAACAAAAGATGAAGATAGTAAAAAAGACAAGAAGAAAAAGAAACGAGAGAAGAAAAGAAAAGTTTCTGCAGAAAATGTTTCACAAGCAATTCGAAAAACAATGGCCTCTATGGATGATAAGGGTAAGCCAAAAAGAAGAAAGCGAGCAGCATCTCAAGAACAGGGTGAGGAAGAAGAGGTTGCAGAAGGAACGATTCAAGTCAGTGAATTTGTTTCTGTTTCCGAATTGGCGCGTGAAATGGATGTCGAAGTCAACGAAGTCATCAAAACATGCCTTGAAATGGGACAGCTTGTTTCTATTAACCAACGCCTTGACATGGACACCATCATTATGCTTGCCCATGAATTCGGTTTGGAAGTAGAAGAAGTTGAAGAATACGGCCAGAATTTTATAGAAGAATTGGAAGAAGAAACCGATCCATCGAAGCTTGAAACGCGGCCTCCAATTATTACGATTATGGGTCATGTCGATCACGGTAAGACTTCTTTGCTAGATCATATCAGAAACAGTAATATCGTTGCCGGTGAAGTTGGAGGCATTACCCAGCACATCGGCGCTTATGTTGTCGATGTTGAGGGTAATCAAATTACATTTTTAGATACACCCGGCCACGAAGCTTTTACTGCTATGAGAGCTAGGGGTGCACAAGCAACGGATATTGTTATTCTAGTCGTTGCAGCGGATGATAAAGTTATGCCACAAACAATTGAAGCCATAAACCATGCCCGCGCAGCCAATGTGTCGATGATTATTGCCATTAATAAAATGGATAAAAAAAGCGCTAATCCCGAAATGATTAAAACCCAACTCTCTGAACAGGATATTTTGGTTGAGGATTGGGGTGGAAAATATCCATCAGTTGAGCTGTCTGCCAAGACCGGTGAAAATGTAGACAAACTTCTTGAATTGTTAATATTCCAGGCTGAACTGCTTGATTTAAAAGCTGATCCTAATAGACTGGCTAAGGGTGTCGTCGTGGAAGCTGAATTGGATCGTGGTAAAGGGCCAGTAGCCACGGTTTTGGTGCAAGAAGGAAATTTAAAAGTCGGCAACCCAATCATCGCTGGGTATATTTCAGGTAAAGTTCGTGCTATGTTTGATGAAAGAGGTCACCCGGTAAAAAAAGCCACTCTGTCTACACCGGTACAGGTTTTAGGTTTTGATGAAGTTCCTATTTCCGGAGATTTTTTCTATGTTTTGAAATCCGATAGAGTTGCAAAAGATATTTCATCGAAGCGGCAACAATTAAAAAGAGAACATGATTTTCGATCGTCCGGTCCTATGTCGTTGGATGAATTCTCTCAGAAAATGCGAGAAAGAGGGTTAAAATCACTTAAACTCATTGTTAAAGCAGATGTGGCAGGCTCTTTAGAGGCTTTGAATGACTCATTGGTAAAACTTGGCAATGAGGAAGTTTCTATAAATATAATTCACAAATCAGTTGGTGAGATATCCGAATCAGATGTATTGCTTGCTTATTCATCAGAAGCAATCATCATTGGGTTTCATATCAGGCCGAATGCCAAAGCCAGGGCTGTAGCGGAAAAAGAAAATGTAGACATCCGTACTTATGAAATTATTTATGATGTAATCAATGATGTGGAAAAGGCACTGGAAGGATTGCTTGAGCCTGAAGAAAAAGAAGAAATTATTGGTGTTGCGGAAGTGAGAGAAACATTTAGGATTCCAAAATTCGGTTTAATTGCCGGTTCATATATTCAAAGTGGAAAAATGGTTCGGAATGATAAAACGCGTGTTATTCGTGATGGCGTTACTGTTTACCAGGGTTTGATTTCGTCTTTAAGGAGATTTAAAGATGATGCAAAAGAAGTGCAAAGTGGTTATGAATGTGGAATTGGAATTCAGGATTTCAACGATATCAAAGTTGGTGATACTCTTGAATCCTTCAAAATCATTAAAACCAAAGCTAAGCTATAG
- the nusA gene encoding transcription termination factor NusA: MRIDISDAVSQLTKEKNIDRELMSSIIEEIMVMMIRKKYGSEENFDVFVNIDKGEIEIYQNKTIVEEVLDSNLEVDLETARKVEPDLKVGDEFIEIVDPRSFGRRLVIAAKQHLNQRLRELEKNHIYDEFKHRIGEIIVGDIRQINRGNIYLNIDRTEVELPREEQIQNERYRRGESLRAIIKSVESTSRGPEIIVSRRDPQFLIRLLELEVPEIYDGVIEIRDCVRTAGERAKIAVYSNDKRIDAVGACVGMKGIRIQAIVRELNNEKIDVINWSSDPEIYITRALSPARPIFVTVDERNHSATAIIADEQASIAIGKGGVNRKLASKLAGYEIEILKDSEHREMLSRAHQTLEEIDVGGIGKSVLAKLQNAGINTIEDVLRSGEVKLKDIQGIGNKTAEKIMESVRNFVEE; encoded by the coding sequence ATGAGAATAGATATTTCAGACGCAGTTTCACAACTCACAAAAGAGAAAAATATTGACCGTGAGTTGATGTCCAGTATTATCGAAGAAATAATGGTAATGATGATTCGGAAAAAATATGGTTCCGAAGAAAACTTTGATGTATTTGTAAATATCGATAAAGGTGAAATCGAGATTTATCAAAATAAAACGATTGTGGAAGAAGTTCTGGATTCTAATTTGGAAGTGGATTTGGAAACAGCAAGAAAAGTTGAGCCGGATCTTAAGGTTGGCGATGAGTTTATTGAAATAGTAGATCCTCGTTCATTTGGACGGAGATTGGTAATTGCCGCAAAACAACATTTGAATCAAAGACTTCGTGAATTGGAAAAGAACCATATTTACGATGAATTCAAACATAGAATCGGTGAGATTATCGTTGGTGATATACGGCAAATAAACCGGGGCAATATTTATCTTAACATCGACCGGACAGAAGTGGAATTGCCGAGAGAAGAACAAATTCAGAATGAGCGGTATCGAAGAGGAGAAAGCCTCCGGGCAATTATTAAAAGTGTGGAATCTACTTCAAGAGGCCCTGAAATTATCGTATCAAGAAGAGATCCGCAATTTCTAATCAGACTTTTGGAATTAGAAGTTCCCGAAATCTACGATGGTGTTATAGAAATCAGGGATTGTGTACGAACTGCTGGTGAGCGAGCAAAGATTGCAGTTTATTCCAATGACAAAAGAATTGATGCGGTTGGTGCGTGCGTCGGGATGAAGGGTATTCGAATTCAGGCCATCGTACGTGAACTAAATAATGAAAAGATAGATGTCATTAATTGGAGCAGTGATCCTGAAATTTATATCACTCGCGCTCTCAGTCCTGCCCGCCCTATTTTTGTTACCGTGGATGAAAGGAACCATTCTGCGACGGCTATTATTGCTGATGAACAGGCTTCTATAGCAATCGGCAAGGGTGGTGTAAATCGTAAGCTTGCATCCAAGCTTGCCGGGTATGAAATCGAAATCCTTAAAGATTCGGAGCATCGGGAAATGTTATCTCGTGCTCACCAGACTTTGGAAGAAATAGATGTTGGAGGTATTGGAAAATCCGTTCTTGCAAAACTCCAAAATGCCGGAATTAACACTATTGAAGATGTTCTTCGATCAGGAGAAGTCAAGTTAAAGGATATTCAAGGTATTGGGAATAAAACTGCTGAAAAGATAATGGAATCAGTAAGAAACTTTGTTGAAGAATAA